One window of the Eucalyptus grandis isolate ANBG69807.140 chromosome 8, ASM1654582v1, whole genome shotgun sequence genome contains the following:
- the LOC104414670 gene encoding nicotianamine synthase has translation MVCHGYPLIGRLYELHEKICSLDSLNPCKDVDTLFTQLVLTCMPPTHNHIDVTTLCKKAQQMRSDLIRLGGEAEGLLESHFATILGSFDRPIEKLEIFPYYGNYLKLAQLEFTLLTQHCTHVPNKVAFVGSGPLPLSSIVLALNHLTTTSFHNYDMDPLANSKAARLISSDPDLSKRVLFHTCDVLKVTEELKEYDVVFLAALVGMDKEEKARAIEHLGRYMKSGAILMVRSAHGARVFLYPVVDVQSDLGGFEVLSVFHPKDEVINSVIVARKC, from the coding sequence ATGGTTTGCCACGGATACCCGTTGATCGGAAGACTCTACGAGCTGCACGAGAAGATCTGCAGCCTCGACAGCCTCAACCCATGCAAAGATGTCGACACCCTCTTCACGCAGCTCGTCCTCACGTGCATGCCCCCCACCCACAACCACATCGATGTCACCACGTTATGCAAGAAGGCTCAACAAATGAGGTCAGACCTCATAAGGCTGGGTGGCGAAGCAGAGGGCCTCTTGGAGAGTCATTTCGCGACGATCCTGGGGTCTTTCGATCGCCCAATTGAGAAACTTGAGATCTTCCCTTACTATGGGAATTATCTCAAATTGGCCCAACTCGAGTTCACCCTCTTGACCCAACACTGTACTCATGTCCCCAACAAGGTTGCCTTCGTGGGTTCTggccccctccctctctcctcgaTAGTCCTGGCCTTGAATCACTTGACAACCACCTCGTTCCACAACTACGACATGGACCCCTTGGCTAATTCCAAAGCGGCTCGGTTGATCTCGTCCGACCCGGATTTGTCCAAGAGGGTGTTGTTCCACACTTGCGATGTTCTCAAAGTCACTGAAGAGTTGAAGGAGTACGATGTCGTATTTCTCGCCGCGCTTGTGGGCATGGACAAGGAGGAGAAGGCCAGGGCGATCGAGCACTTGGGGAGGTACATGAAAAGTGGGGCTATTTTGATGGTGAGGAGCGCGCATGGCGCTAGGGTTTTTCTGTATCCGGTGGTGGATGTTCAAAGTGATCTTGGAGGGTTCGAGGTTCTTTCGGTGTTTCACCCCAAGGATGAGGTTATCAATTCAGTTATTGTAGCGCGCAAGTGTTGA
- the LOC104414672 gene encoding homeobox protein knotted-1-like 1: MEEFYRLDTLVQGSDDMVRVESITGAASTADADDDNDFQGSLNDLVRSGSGRFMESGEGSEMSDLIKTQIATHPLYPQLVSAYLECQKVGAPPEIATLLEEIGRDQKRRTGACAEFGADPELDEFMESYCKVLNTYKEELSKPFDEATIFLSNIESQLSNLCIDASTAFRSGHCISDEVGGSSEEELSCGEVEAPEGQEYLFGMPPCDKNLKEVLLRKYSGYLSSLRKEFLKKRKNGKLPKDARMTLLNWWNSHYRWPYPTEEEKLKLSEVTGLDQKQINNWFINQRKRHWKPSEDMRFALMEGVNSGIGVPTYFDTGGGGQE; encoded by the exons ATGGAAGAGTTCTACAGGCTTGACACTTTGGTTCAGGGTTCGGATGATATGGTTAGGGTAGAGAGCATCACTGGTGCTGCTAGCACTGCCGATGCCGATGACGATAATGATTTCCAAGGGTCCTTGAACGACTTGGTCCGGTCCGGGTCGGGTAGATTTATGGAATCCGGGGAAGGGTCCGAGATGTCTGATCTGATCAAGACCCAGATTGCCACTCACCCTTTGTATCCTCAACTTGTGTCTGCCTATTTAGAATGCCAAAAG GTTGGAGCACCTCCTGAAATAGCCACACTTCTTGAGGAGATTGGCCGAGACCAAAAACGCCGGACTGGTGCTTGCGCCGAATTTGGAGCTGATCCGGAACTTGACGAGTTCATG GAATCCTACTGTAAGGTCCTTAACACATACAAGGAGGAGTTGTCCAAGCCCTTTGATGAGGCCACTATCTTCTTGAGCAACATCGAGTCACAACTTAGCAACCTCTGTATAGATGCATCAACAGCTTTTCGTTCAGGGCATTGCATCTCAG ATGAAGTGGGTGGGAGTTCAGAAGAGGAGCTCAGCTGCGGGGAAGTGGAAGCTCCAGAAGGTCAAGAATATTTGTTCGGAATGCCTCCTTGCGACAAAAACCTGAAGGAGGTTCTCCTGCGCAAGTACAGCGGCTATCTCAGCAGTTTGAGGAAGGAGttcttgaagaagaggaaaaacgGGAAGTTACCAAAGGATGCGAGGATGACACTGCTCAACTGGTGGAACTCCCACTATCGATGGCCTTATCCAACA gaagaggaaaaattgaaactatCTGAAGTCACTGGGCTAGACCAAAAGCAAATTAACAATTGGTTTATAAACCAGAGGAAGCGGCATTGGAAGCCATCTGAAGACATGAGATTCGCCTTGATGGAGGGTGTCAACAGTGGTATTGGAGTGCCTACGTATTTCGACACTGGGGGTGGAGGTCAAGAATGA